In Silurus meridionalis isolate SWU-2019-XX chromosome 23, ASM1480568v1, whole genome shotgun sequence, the genomic window tatgtaataaattttagtaattattttatggagagtttttttttatccatgatcctttaaaaaaaaaaaacggttgattaatcggttattggCGAGTAGATCCAATCCAGCTATTGGTATCTATAAAATCCACTATTGGTCTACCTCTAATTAAAAGCACTTCGTCTCTGGCTATTACCtaaaattaattagaaatgaaTCAGAAGCCTGCCGCTAGTGCTTACTTGTAAAGGGCGACGTAGTAGCGATCCGACACACTCTGCTGAGAATCCATAACCTGGAAGAGCAGCATGAGAGCTTGTATAGCTGTACTGAACTTTACAAGATGCACCACTTTAAACAGTGTGTCCAGCTGCTCCCGGACAGTCTCATCTCCGGCCTTGGTGTATGGATATGCCCTGTTCACACCGCTCAGCAGAGCGCCCAGCATCTTAGACTCCACCTCCTTCTTCTTGATGCAGAGACGGAAGAAGCTGAAGTAGATAGTGATAAGTTTGCTTGCGAGATCGACCTCGTCGTGGCTCAGCATCACCTGATTGAGGAAGCAGGCGGCGTAATACTGAGCCTTGCTGCTTATATTGGGTCTGAACATCAGACGCTCGACTTCGGTGCACACCACCGATTTCATCAAGGGGTGCTTATGGAGGAGGGTCTCCAACAGATAAGATGCCTTCGAAGCGATTTTGTAGTCCGGATCTCCCAGTTTGTTGACGACATGCATCAGCAGGGCTTTTTCCTGCTCAGGCCGATTGCAGAGCAGCTCGTGAGCTGTGGTCAGAGCTTTTGTTTTGGTGGCTGGAACAGAATCGTGAGCCAAAGCGTCTAAAGCTATTACAAACTCAGCCAGTTGGAGCTTGAGAAGGTGCTCAAAGTACCAAAGGATTAGGCGCCGGTCTCGAACATCTCGGTTTCCACTTGCACGCTCCTCTAGCTGGTCGATCGGACGCTGAGAGAAAGTCTGAAGCTTCCGATTCTCTGGGAGCAGATCAGACAACAGCAACTCTCTAAGCGTGTCCAAAGCCATGAGACCTTGCCTACGACTTCCTTTCTTCTTCATCATAACAACCAGGCTTTCGATGTGCTCCAGACAGTGTACAGGAGCGTCCTGGATGAGCACAGTCATGGCCGCCATCCTGTCTGCCAGAGTCCCAGTGGAGACGACGCTCTTCATCCAGACCGTGTTCGCGCCTTTCTGCAGGTTTTTCTTACTTTTGTAAAGATTCATTTCGGCCTCAAGCAACTTCTGAGCCAAAGCCTTGTACTGAGAAACCAGCGATTCGTCCTGATTAGACGTGCTCATCTCAGATGTGTAGTCTACATCATACCATTTTCCTCCAGGTTTGACCAGAAGCACCTGCCGCGGGTAAAACTCAAAAAGGTCTGCTTCTTTTTGCTTGGCCtttttacttgatttttttccctcgGCCTTCTTCGCCTCGGCTTCTCGCTTGGCTTTAGGCGTCTCGCTGGACTCTACTTTAggggcttctttttttttgctcttctttTCCACACTGGGCTTGGAGTGTTTCTCTTTATCTTCAGGCtcattctcatcatcatcatcaccttcaacAACCTGCTGGTCTGCGTAGGACCTGATCCCCAGTTTCTTAACGAAGTCTTCCAGCTCGCCGTCCTCCAAATCATCGATTGCACCTTTCTTTCCACCATTTACCAGCTCTTTGCTGTCATCAACTGCAGTAAGCATCACGTAGTCCGCCTGTGAAGAAATCAAAACGCAAGTAGGTTTGAAGTGTATCTGTATTGTACCTTATCAGACATATAAAAAGATGCAGAAGCAGTTGTGGAGAAAACAGGTTTCAGAATTCTTCATGAAGCACAAATCCTGGTAGGCATTATAATATGCAACATGTTATTTAATAGGTCTGTGTAAAACTTCCTGTATGTTTGGAAACTGGCTTAATTTTactaaaatgtatataacaTACATCATGTTTGACTTTTCGGAACAGATGTATAATACTTATGAACATTAATAATAGCAGGCACAGTCTCAGAATACACACTTGCACTTTCCATGCATGTTTCTATAactgatatatatttaattaattacttaatgaaattaatataataaaagggTGTTGCATTaccttgattttattttttataaaatattttaagatataattttacatatttaaacaaGCAGCCTTaaatttgtttgaaaaatgtaaacttgtgacattcacaaatattcataataataaactgctaaAACGGCAAACAATAATGtcttgcatttcttccccctaactgtattgaaattgaaccgaaccgaACCGAACCGAGATTTAAAAAACCGAGATACGTACCGAACCAGGACTTTTGtttaccgttacacccctaataatttattatatatttataaaaaaaatttattttatatatatatatatatatatatatatatatatatatatattagtataattATCTTGACTACAACTGCGCATGTCTCAAGTTTCCACGTGGGGACACGAAGGAGCTGGTAATGAAACCCACAGGGCTTTTACCTTAGTGCCTCCCAAACGCAGCACATCATCCAGGGTAAGTTCATCTTCCCCATTCTCATCTCCTCCATTCCCGGCTTCGTCGTCGGCGTTTTCACCCGCGTCCTCGTCATTTTCTTCGAATCTTTCCGCTTTCTCCGCTCGCCTCTTCCCTTTCGGAGCCATGCTGGAGTGAGACAAATCAACACGTACCGGCTCAGTCCTAAACACCACCCTATGGACTGCAAAGTGCACTACAATAAGGGGCGAAATAGTCCTATTAAACACCGTAGATAGTGCACTTGAATAGAAAGTAATGATACTTTGGAGCACAGCCTTGCGAAGGTTCAGGTCCTAAAAGACTGAAAGTTATAGCGCATTATTAAGtagctttaaaaacaaatataaacaaatataaaattattattaactgtaatttaaatcatttcatgtttttatgttttattttatgtttttaaaagtgttattaaacaaacaagtctaaatatttatttttggttacTAGGATTTTTTTATGACGCGGGTCAAAAAGTAAATTATCCAATAAGCGCAAGGGATTGTATAACCTAAAGACCAATCAGGTTTAACGAGGTGCGCATGCGTGTTAGAGGATTTTGACACCCCGCTACATGCTGATATGAACATAACTTTGCAATGAGATGTAcaggttaaataataataataaggttaAATGAaggttatttatgtttattatcattatttaaatgtttatttctgtgaaaCAATGCCAGAATAATCAGTTTTAATAGATCAAAACGGTGTAGTCTGAGACTGTTCAACGGTAGTGTACATTAATCAGTGATACTGTAGGATGAACCTGTTCACCAAAGAAATGGGGACAATTCAGAAGATGATCAACATTACTAGGACATCAGTACGATTATTTGACCCAACAATGAATGGTAAGGGGGGGGTCTCATACTCATTATTAAGggtcgaccgatagtggattaTACCGATACCGATAGTTGgctggatcgtacttgccgataaccgattaatcaaacGATAGTTTTTCAAATGGATATTGGACGGAAAaacacttcatttaaaaacagtactgaactttatttaaaaaaagaatattgaatcacaaaaatgtgcaaacgtgcaattaaatatgaatatactaattattctaataaatataaaaaaaaaaaaaaactccaaataaatgcaaacagtTGCATcgaaaattcataaaaaaaaacaaataaacatgtggtgtcagtgattcgcctctagaggccgctctcgtactgtataactcgacccggaaaaactaatcaattggtcccctggtggtctagtggttaggatgcggcgctctcatcACTGCGGcatgggttcgatccccggtcagtgAACTAACCCCAGCTACTCTGGTAACCCCTAActggagaagctgaaagaaagtttattccagcaatcaactattgggGCCGATTAATCGACCAAACTGACATCTACTGATCCTTGTTTTCCATTTACAACCTGCAATAAGTGCACAGTCCTCTATAGCTCCTGCTCTTAATCTGTTACATTAGAATTTTTGAGTTTGCGTGCGACTTACTATTTACTTTAAGATTTTATATGTTCCAGCCCAATGGACCGGGATCCTGAGCCGAAGCTGTTCCAGCTCTGCGTCGGAGAAACAGGCTCCTAATCCCTCCATGCTGAAGCACCTGGTGTCCAAAATTACAGCTATAGGTCCCATCCCGGTGGCTGAGTACATGCGTGAAGTCCTCACTAACCCAGTCTCGGTATCTGTCTCACATCattgtgtttactgtttattatgTGTCATTTCTGCGTCTTTTACAGAATTCTGCTGCAGTTTTGTGCTGCAGCACTTTTAATTTGGTCAGACGGTAAATCTTGCctataagaaagaaaaagctgaTAGAAATCTGAGACTTCGTGAGGtgtttttttagttaaaaaataattaaaagacatTAGTGCATGATGTAGTTGAAGCATCACAccacctgtttatttattttctttaacaaaCATAACATAATACCCATTTTTTATAGGGATATTATGTGAAGAATGACATGCTGGGAGCTGATGGAGATTTCATCACATCGCCAGAAATAAGTCAGATTTTTGGAGAGGTTTGTGATTTACTTTCTCCAGTCTTGCTCAGCTGTTAGTTTGTAGAGTTTTACCATCAATGTAGTCAGGCTTtgagtattaaaataatattgctTTATTGGACTTTGTTAAATAAtgtcatattattatatataacaaaatcatttttgtatttatatgtttgAAGCAAATAAATCTTTCCAAATAATATTGTTCCCTTGTGTCTCCCTCTCCCTGTAGTTGCTTGGTATCTGGTGTGTAAGCGAGTGGATGGCTGCAGGAAAACCCAAACATTTTCAGCTTGTAGAACTCGGACCAGGCCGAGGCTCCTTGACCAGTGACATCCTGAGGGTAAAAACACTGCGAGCTCTTCAGCCATCTCTATGTAACTTAATAATTATAAAGTCATAGAAAAATGAGTTTTAATTAATCCCTAAACTTAAGCCAAGCCTGTAAGTTCCTCCAAAGCCCACACTGGTGTCTATAGAAAATGATGAAGTGAGGCTCATt contains:
- the cebpz gene encoding CCAAT/enhancer-binding protein zeta is translated as MAPKGKRRAEKAERFEENDEDAGENADDEAGNGGDENGEDELTLDDVLRLGGTKADYVMLTAVDDSKELVNGGKKGAIDDLEDGELEDFVKKLGIRSYADQQVVEGDDDDENEPEDKEKHSKPSVEKKSKKKEAPKVESSETPKAKREAEAKKAEGKKSSKKAKQKEADLFEFYPRQVLLVKPGGKWYDVDYTSEMSTSNQDESLVSQYKALAQKLLEAEMNLYKSKKNLQKGANTVWMKSVVSTGTLADRMAAMTVLIQDAPVHCLEHIESLVVMMKKKGSRRQGLMALDTLRELLLSDLLPENRKLQTFSQRPIDQLEERASGNRDVRDRRLILWYFEHLLKLQLAEFVIALDALAHDSVPATKTKALTTAHELLCNRPEQEKALLMHVVNKLGDPDYKIASKASYLLETLLHKHPLMKSVVCTEVERLMFRPNISSKAQYYAACFLNQVMLSHDEVDLASKLITIYFSFFRLCIKKKEVESKMLGALLSGVNRAYPYTKAGDETVREQLDTLFKVVHLVKFSTAIQALMLLFQVMDSQQSVSDRYYVALYKKLLDPGLSVSSRQSMFLNLLYKSLKADIVLRRVKAFVKRLLQVSCEQSPTFACGALFLISEVMKAKPGLKLILQEGDNEEETFQDLKGEEDDDKNNTNNFDDDDDEEERFVDADKIEEGQGEKPQQNKPAASWVHHQNLEGSKDLKLYDPIHRNPLYCGANHSTLWELQKLADHFHPSVALFAKTILHGGHIQYSGDPLQDFTLIRFLDRFVFRNPKQTKGKQNTHATVMQPKHKQSMNNIRSLPVNSEEYLAKEETQIPVDEVFFYRFFKKREGEKQLKKPCGDDESVEDVEDDEFDQLLNTFESDNYFTEFKDDDLDFAGNVKNSSKKGKKASDVSDSDMDSNEDLDDDEISLGSMAEEDFGDELEEEDGGAFMDPDGDDDDEDSKLSKKKKKGKIDDTAMFAAAEEFGDLLDENTDMKFDNGMNAMANKDKASIKQLKWEVQRDDWIQGRDVKTLRRKKAMFNKRKHFGKGRPGKKTGGRKK